The Daphnia magna isolate NIES linkage group LG6, ASM2063170v1.1, whole genome shotgun sequence genome segment tgtttggttcgGTCGTTATTCGGGGccgattttcttttgtgtccACCAGTTAAAGGCCGGGGTTATTATACAGCTGGAACAACTTGCATTGGGACGTGTGggatttttttgtatttttcttgaTGGTCTGCCGTAAGTGTTGGCCAGGTGGGTTGAGGTTTGCAGATTGTGATCGCACGACGCGCAGACAGAAGGCCCGTGACGAGCCCCTGACATTTTCGACGACATTAAATAGAAAACATCAGCCGTTTTCTGAAGCAAATGGCCGACGTGAACGGGGGGGGGAATGATGATGACAAAattgctagaaaaaaaaaaaaaatggacagtatcaaaagaaactttttcttttcgcctGGGTTGGGTTATTGGgaaaaagaagatttttttttttagttgttttttttgtttttaacggCCGTGTGTCATCGTTAAACGAAAAGCcatgtctcttttttttcggggttcgttttatttttgaatttgatgtAGGAGAAAAAGCTTTAAAGAAGATTTTGCTGGTGAGAGAGAAGGGATTATTGTCTCCATTAGCAAGAGTGTGTCATTTCTTCTCACCTGGGCGCCGTGTGTCTGTCTAATGAGCCGTAAGGCGATAACAGTTTCGTATTggcatccattttttttttgttttttgttggttttgtttgtggGGTACGCAGATATCTGACATCAGCCCCGTCGGAACCATCGCTTACCTCTACGAAGAGGAGAGTCTTCTAGTCCGCGTCCGTAAAGGCTGGCAGTATATCTCTGTaagtcgttttctttttattgatttttttaaatagcaaCAATTAATGATATTATTTGAAATGGCTTACATTTAGAATTTTGATTAGAAACTTTTATTGATTGCGCAGTtgcaaatttttgaaaataaaaataaataaataaaaaaaatgggatttcAGAATGAAATGATCAAGTTGCATCGTGCGAAATGAACTAATGAATGTTTGATTTGTGTGCAAATTGTTTAAAAGATGGGGAATTTTGTTCCGTTGCCGGCGCTCACGACGACTTCAATTGCGCCGCCGACCACATTGAAACCGACGGCGCCCAGCGCTTTGGACAATCTGCTTCCGAGAATCGCCGAAGGGCCTAGcgtaagtttgtttttttgtttgtttttttttacattgcgTAGATAAAAATAGAGAAATGTTTAAATGAGGGACAAAAAGATGTTTCATTTCCTTGTTGTCTATTTCGCCTTGAACCTCATGCTTTCATTCAAGGATGAGGAAATGTGGCAGGTAAGATTGCCCACTCTAATCTTGTGgtcttttaaaaattgaaaaaaaaataaaataaaaaataaaaatcataaataaaatattccATTGTGAATGGACGCTGCCTTTCTTTTCTACTTGCCTTTCGGGCGTCGCTGCGAAATAGGACGAACCTGTCAAACCATCGGTATACAATGGAAACGCATGCGTTCGCTGTGTAGTAGTACATCATTTGAATGGTCCTTTTTGTACActcgtctttcttttctttttttttcctctctcttttttgaCATCCTGTTTTGTGGTCAATGATAATTtgtacatttttctttttctttaaaaaaatatatatatattaaatataataaatttttattttagttgaGATTGGTGGCACTTAATGAACCCCTTTCCGGAGACATGGGTGGCATCCAGCGCGTGGATTATGCGTGCTTCCGACAAGCTCGTCAAGCAGGACTCAAAGTAGGATGTTTTACAAATTAGACGACAAGCAACAAcaccttttttatttgattattttatttaaattttttggattttttaaatctcgaatataattaaaatctaatttttattgttgttgttgttgtactaGGGAACGTTCCGGGCCTTTTTAGCTTCGCGTGTTCAAAATCTTGACACGATCGTGCGATCATCCGACCGTGAATATCCAGTCGTCAACCTGAGGGTACGATGTAGTAAAAACATTCACATAATAATCATCTTTTCATCGCGCATATTCAATTTGAGGAGAAAGAAACAAGACAACttttgtctgtgtgtgtttcctctcctttctttttaattttattctcAACTTGCGTGACACGTTCGCacaccatttctttttatctattatatatcttcttttgtttgtgtttttctttaatagaaaaaaaaaaaaaaggaattttaatatcttttgttttgttttttttcactaGGGAGAAGTGTTATTCCGCACTTGGAACGATTTGTTCCGCGGCGGGAGGGCCGGCGAATTCGCTTCTGCTCGTCAGCAGCGACACGACATTTACAGTTTTAATAATCGCAACATTTTCAACGACATTGTCTGGCCGCAGAAGGTGGTCTGGCATGGAGCCGGACCGGGTGGCGAACGCCAACTCGACTCGTACTGCGAAGCTTGGACATCCAGCGACGCCAAAGTCCTCGGAGTGGCCGCTTCGCTCATCGGCAGTTCGCCAgcgcaacagcagcagcaagttCACGCTGGCAAATTGTTGGCCCAGGACAAATTCTCGTGTCAAAATCGATTCGTCGTCCTGTGCATCGAAGCCACCAGCCAAGGCGTCGGCAGTTCACGAATGAAACGAACGCCAGAGCACATCATCTCCGAGGAACATTATCAAGCCCATATTCAGTCCCTTTTTTGAACGCTATTATTAGGTAAcattggtttgtttttcttttgttttgttttaacagACGACATTTTTAGTGTCTgaaaattggatttttttttttaaagcctcATTCGGCAGCTGATCGTATCCTTGCATAtttgccccccttttttttcctttgcctCTTGTGCAGCTTTTTCCTTggaagcaaaacaacaaagtaatgtttgttatttttatatatttttggAAATCTTCCTCGTGGTGTGTGTTGCATCAGTCACAAAATGTGTTCTGCGTCCAAGTCTTTGATACCACATCAGAAAGATTATTGActtcccccttctttttttttaaatggttgTAAACTAACACAATCATCGTCTCTACAACATATCTATCACGCTTCAGTCTCTGGCTTTGCGTAAACCCCCCTTAATTATATTATCAACTCTTTCAGTTtacccccattttttttttatatatatatatatatctaatCAATTTGCTATGATTTAATTTGTTGACGAAAAAGAAGTAATTTTGGGTTTTCGATTCCAAATGTTTGTGTGAAAGAAACCGGCATTTAGATGGTCAGAGAATTGATTTGAGTGTAGTCAAAGATCCCGCTCGCACTTTGTGTTCTTGCGTGTCGTGTGTACTAACTTTTACCCCCGTCGTACGGTGAAATTAGCCAGGCCCCCTCCATGATCAGCTGTTTCGAAAATTGCGACAACCTTAACAATCTATTTCGACACACGATGCTAATGCCGATTGGCCGGCGTAAGGGctgggaaaggagaaaagaatTTCGGAAGTAGACGAGTGCAGAAAATTACAACTcgtcaaggaaaaaaaaaaaaaagaaaagaaagggaaattTACTTGTTCTCTCTgctgtaattcttttttttgtgtgtgtgtgtgtggtggtTTGGCGATGGAGGCGGCCATCGCTTCATACACCCAACCGACCATCATTACATGTGAATCGTCACTGGGAAAGAGAGTATATGgtctttttacttttatttttcattgttttcttttctgattgTTATCATtatctccctttttttccttgcTGAAATCTGTACATTTCTACATGGGAACTTTACATGTCTTGCCAAAGGCAACAAGCCCATTATTATTATCACTTTTTGTGTTCTTTGTAATCATAACTGGCCAGAGCTTGTTGAAATACATTTTTGCTGATTGTCCATACCATTGCTGGTGTCTACCAGTTAGCTGTTTTTCTGTATTGCGTAGATATCAACAGTtcaacttttaaaaattaaatgaatagTTGACAGTTATCTTGGAATGATGTGACATTTATATTTGTCACATACATATGGaatgaaagaagaataaaCACAATCcatttattattaaaaaagaatttttggaGAAGCGGTGCGCGTTGAGATATTTGTGATAGTTGGCACAACCACACATTCATTCCATTACCATAGTTTTTCAGACGACCCTCGTTGTTTTGTTcgaaataaacgacaaatcaaCTTGATTCAAATTTCTCAGATAAATTGATGAATACTGCGTTGTTCCCTTATTTAACGCCTATAGAAAACATGCTACAGAATCTCATCGCTCCTTTTAGTTTACAGTCAATTCAAATAAAATGATAACATACCTACGATTAAATTCACCGCAGTTGAGGTGATTGCGTTGAACACCTTAACGAATTTCAATCATTTTGTCTAGTTTAACAGGAAAGAGCTGCTGTGAACAGATGATGTTTTGGCACTCGTGAAATGGCACAGAGTGACATTAGTGTTGAGGAGGAGGGCAAATCTATGATCTTTACTGATTCTGAAAATGTTGTTGCAGGTTGACAGAAGAGGATTTCCTGGATTTCAACTATCTTAGTTGCACTTTAAGGAAAAATCAGTACTTTTGATAATATTTAAGCAATCTTAAAAAAGCAATATTATGGCATTATTCTCATTTCTTTGGAATACAGAGTTGAGACAGTTTCACCTTGTAGACCTACTACATATCCTGCTTTATGAAGCCAATttcacaataaaaaacaagaaatgcaGAGATAGATTCTTTACCAACAAGTTAAAAGGTGGTATGCATGACATTGGGGTTGTTAGAAATGTGTAAGTATTGTAAGTTAcctgtaattttcattcacaTTTTCTCTGGCATTTTATTAGGTCCATTTAGGAAATCAACCAAAAACAACACCCATACCATGAGTATGAAATATGTGATTACATTTTCATTACAATGAATTGCAAAACAAAGATTTAGTAGACTAGATATAGTCTGGTAAAGTTCCAATGAAACTCAGCTTGACATCACCAGACCAGTGGAATAGCTATGAAAGTATGGGCAAAATGTGATCACGATGTCTACATCGTGGTGATCGGGTGTGTTGCCGCATTGCGGTCAAACAAGTTGGAAGCTCAACGTGTGCGAAGCTCACATTTTTTCAGTCCAACAATTTCTAGCTCTCAAGAGCTAGACACAAGAGTATCATGTGGCAAATTTGATCGACGATGGAGAATCCATGGAATCTGTCTGATTCTGATTTTCAATCGTCATCCAGTGCTTTGTGCTTAGCAACTGAAACCAGAAGTCAAAAGGGCAAAAATAGAAATGGAAAAGACTTTCTGAGATTTGGCTTTTGCAAAACTGACGGGAAGAAATATAACCGACGGCGAAACATTCAGCCAAATTTACGTGTAAATCTGGGGCTTGAGTGGGTGAGGAAGGGGGTCGAAATAAATGTCGCATTGTGATTCTTTCTAGATCTTTTGTATGAAGccccaaataaaaaacacTTTTGTTGCCAGACTGCTACTCCCCTCCTCCCTGTATAATAAAATCAgcataaattttttgaaatacaataataaaatacagTGAGGGATCAGGGATGTAATCCCTTCATTCTACTGAATGTCACGCACCTTGTTATCTTGGACAGTCAGATCAGAGCgttgagaagaaaaaattcgacTAGTACataattaattcaattaaataGTATAGGCGCTGATTAAAATTCTCGTTTAAGTAAAATGAAATCACTACAATAGTAATTATCTTAGAATTTATTGGAATtctatttatatatttttttgttttgtgggTGCCAAACataataaaaatggaaaaatggaAGCGATTGAAAATGATAgcaaatttattttcaaaaacgaGTTTCACTAGAGCGCCGTTAAAATGACCCGCTAAAACTAGCGCTGCTTATTACTGTTTAGCACCAATACCCACGAATCTCAAACGTCAGAAAGGGTTCAAAAACTGAAAGCGGTTTTGAAGAACGCCGttgtattttaatattatctTATTGATGTAAGTTGCAACACAATATTATTTCCATTGAGATTCACTATCTTCTATCTCTTTTTTAGCAACGAAGAAATGGAACCCATGGCTCTCGGTTCTCCCGCAAGTCCTTCATCCGGGACAGGGGTATATTCCAATCAGCCACAAAGTGGGGCTCAATATCTTCCTGGTTTCTTGATGGGTGATGTTACAAGCCAAGTAAGTTAGATTTATAAATTAGTTTGCTTtacttgattaattttttcccACAGGGTGGAGGTCGCCCATTTCAAACCAGCCCAATGAAAATGATGAAGGGCTCATCAACAACAGGCTATCTTTCCGTTTCTCCACCTTCTTCATCAGTACCTACCCCAAAGGCCAATAGGTATTTTTATTCAACAACACCTGTCCCATATAGGAGCTAGTAATTTTCTGTTATTTATAGATTAATTGGGAAAACAGATAAACCAGGAGGTCCACCTGTGCAGCGTTTGTTCTCTGCAACAGGCCCTTCTACCCCTTCTACTCCGTCAGACTATGCTCACCTTCCCTCAACTCCTCATGCAAATTACAGTGTGAGTTCTCAAGTTGACCAGTCCGACCACTTTGAGGATTCGGATGCTGGGACGTGGGTCACAGTTTTTGGTTTTCCACCTAGCGCTGCATCTTACGTTTTAACACAAACAGGAATGTGGGGACATATTATGGAGCATCGTATACCTTCACAGGTATGATATCCACTGCTgttttaaaatgcaaaaacgaattttgtgttaattttggttttcattCTTAGGGAAACTGGATGCATTTGAAGTTTGCAAGTCGGCTGCAAGCTAGAAAAGCCCTGGCGCGGAATGGCAGACTTTTGACTGACACTCTTATGATTGGTGTAGTACCCTGCACAGATGGGGTAAACCATGATAAGTTTCAAAATGTGGACAAGCTAAGAGGATCAATGTTGTTTTGTGCAATTACAGGCAATCATGGAAGAAAGTAGGAAAGAGAATTTGCAAGCAATCAGCACTCCATCAATGAGAGTAACCTCTACACCTCAGCCAGCTGTCTGGGATCGTAGCAGTTCTTTTGCCTTGGGGACGAGCGCAACGCCCTCGGCTTTAGACCGTAGCAATCTGAGACCTTTGACTCAGACTTACAAAGGAGCTCAAACTGATTATGAGGTACTTCCAAACGAGTGCGTTAAATCATGTGTTCTTACGTTATATGTTCatttttcctctctctttgTGTTTAAGGTAAACCAACAAAGAGCGACACCGCAGCAAAATTCGAGCCTTGTCGCCAAAGCAATGGATTTTGTCTTTGGTTGGTAGAAGGATTAGTGTATTTACGGATAAAGGAATTTGATACCATAGGCTCTTCTCTGATATGTTTTAACGTTTCTGTATTCCGATGAATCATTTGATTAAAGAGAGATTTGTGAAGATAATTTGTCGATGGGAGAGAACAAACAAGAACTGGGACGAGGTCAGTGGAGCTGAAACAATTTCAATTACTTCGGGTCATCCAGCGTGGCGCGTGCCAAGTCCGTTAGTCGCGGATATTTAACCtaataaaacgaaataaaaccataaaaaaatgCATCTTATCTCCAACGATATAGAAGTTGTTTTAATATGCCGCAACACAAAGAGAGACTTTCCAATTCAACTTTTTCCTGACACTAGTTCAGAGAAGTATTCTGACAGTTTGGCACCCACTTTTCTCTGATCAAGCTGATCTTGAGACCACATGACCAATTTCATCAAGGAGACAAGTTGAGGTGTGGTAGATTCACGATGCTCCGCTTTTAAGATAGCCGCATTCAACTCGCTTGCCACTCTCTGGCGGTGTGAAGGGTGGAGCAAATCTCCGAATGGGGACTTTTCCGGATCATCAAATGCCAAAAGTGCCAGAGTTCTTTCTAATTCTCCTAGTATGGCTGGATTTTGTTCTCCCCTTTCAGCTAAGTGTTCCTGTTAcattaacgaaaacaaatgaaattgtATAGAATGACATCACAAGAGAACAAATGTACATACCTGAGCAAATTTCAGCGCttcttcaatatttttctGTCTGATGAGTTCAATAAGATGTTGCTGTTGGAGGTGGAAGAAGAGGTAACGGTCTGAATCAAGTAGGTCTGGATGCAGTTGGTTAACCAAGGCAGTGGCTTCTTGAATCTTTCCAGCCTGGATGGCATCACGAATTTTGATTCTTTCATCTAATCTCTCCAGTTCAGCAGGTGCTTTGAATCCTGCCTCCAGCGCGAATTTTTCAGCCGCTTCTTTGAAACCTTCTGGAAAATTcacaaaaccaaaaagaaaaattggttaaagaaaaccatttgtacagttttcaaaacaaacaattttacCAGTTACTAAATAATTCATCACTAGACGATTCATGTTCGTACGGGGAAGATGGACGTTTTCCAGTTTTTCTAACCATTCTTGCTTTCCAATCTCAGAAGGTTTATCTGTAAATGTAGTCATTTTTCTTCTAGGTCAGTATTCACTCTCTCGTTCGATCGTAGCAGAGGCTTTTTTTGCTCCTGAGCGATCGACACCGGGATGTAAATAATCAAAAGCGGTGGCGCTGTTAACGTTGCAGCAAAATGGCTGACTATTAAATGTCAGTCCCGAAACGTTAAAGACATGGTTCCCCGAGTTCCGTGAAGTTTATCGGCAATTATGGAAGATCTGGATCGAAACAAGTAAGACCAAACTATACATTTATAGAGATTAAGAGTTTTATCAATCACATCTCCCATCAGCCAATGTCCGGGGGAGTTTGTTTGCGTTCAGCGTCGTCTCCCAAACCCCATATAGCAAAGGGTGGGTCTATCAACAAGCTAAAAATGCACacaacacattttttgttgattcGTTATCGTTTCCGAAATTCCAATCGCATGGTTTCTTTATCTTTCAAATCTAGAAATGTGTCTCCTTGGTTGGCCAATGTAGAAAGGTGAATCAGAAAACGAACTGCACAGCCAATCCCCA includes the following:
- the LOC116924916 gene encoding nucleoporin NUP35, coding for MEPMALGSPASPSSGTGVYSNQPQSGAQYLPGFLMGDVTSQGGGRPFQTSPMKMMKGSSTTGYLSVSPPSSSVPTPKANRLIGKTDKPGGPPVQRLFSATGPSTPSTPSDYAHLPSTPHANYSVSSQVDQSDHFEDSDAGTWVTVFGFPPSAASYVLTQTGMWGHIMEHRIPSQGNWMHLKFASRLQARKALARNGRLLTDTLMIGVVPCTDGAIMEESRKENLQAISTPSMRVTSTPQPAVWDRSSSFALGTSATPSALDRSNLRPLTQTYKGAQTDYEVNQQRATPQQNSSLVAKAMDFVFGW
- the LOC116924917 gene encoding glucose-induced degradation protein 8 homolog isoform X1; protein product: MTTFTDKPSEIGKQEWLEKLENVHLPRTNMNRLVMNYLVTEGFKEAAEKFALEAGFKAPAELERLDERIKIRDAIQAGKIQEATALVNQLHPDLLDSDRYLFFHLQQQHLIELIRQKNIEEALKFAQEHLAERGEQNPAILGELERTLALLAFDDPEKSPFGDLLHPSHRQRVASELNAAILKAEHRESTTPQLVSLMKLVMWSQDQLDQRKVKYPRLTDLARATLDDPK
- the LOC116924917 gene encoding glucose-induced degradation protein 8 homolog isoform X2 — protein: MTTFTDKPSEIGKQEWLEKLENVHLPRTNMNRLVMNYLVTEGFKEAAEKFALEAGFKAPAELERLDERIKIRDAIQAGKIQEATALVNQLHPDLLDSDRYLFFHLQQQHLIELIRQKNIEEALKFAQEHLAERGEQNPAILGELERTLALLAFDDPEKSPFGDLLHPSHRQRVASELNAAILKAEHRESTTPQLVSLMKLVMWSQDQLDQRKVGAKLSEYFSELVSGKS